A genome region from Pseudomonas anguilliseptica includes the following:
- a CDS encoding class 1 fructose-bisphosphatase: MSRVTLSRYLIEQTRCNHTPADLRFLIEVVARACKEISHQVSKGALGSVLGSMGTENVQGEVQKKLDVISNEILLEANEWGGHLAGMASEEMDNAYQIPGKYPKGAYLLVFDPLDGSSNIDVNVSVGTIFSVLRCPDRNGDEGDLGEEAFLQPGTEQVAAGYAIYGPQTMLLLTLGDGVKGFTLDRELGSFVLTHDNIKVPESTKEFAINMSNQRHWEAPVQRYVSELLAGEEGPLGKNYNMRWIASMVADVHRILTRGGVFMYPRDSREPEKPGKLRLMYEANPMSMIIEQAGGVATNGTQRILDIQPTSLHQRVAVFLGSKEEVLRISAYHRE, encoded by the coding sequence ATGTCCCGCGTTACCCTCAGCCGCTACCTGATCGAGCAGACCCGCTGCAACCACACCCCGGCCGATCTGCGTTTCCTTATCGAAGTGGTCGCACGGGCCTGTAAGGAGATCAGCCATCAGGTATCCAAGGGCGCACTGGGCAGCGTGCTGGGCAGCATGGGCACCGAGAACGTGCAGGGCGAGGTGCAGAAGAAGCTCGACGTGATTTCCAACGAAATCCTGTTGGAAGCCAACGAGTGGGGCGGTCACCTGGCCGGTATGGCGTCCGAAGAAATGGACAATGCCTACCAGATTCCCGGCAAGTACCCGAAAGGTGCCTACCTGCTGGTTTTCGACCCGCTGGACGGCTCCAGCAACATTGATGTCAACGTCTCGGTCGGCACCATCTTCTCGGTACTGCGTTGCCCGGATCGCAATGGTGATGAAGGCGATCTGGGTGAGGAAGCCTTCCTCCAGCCAGGCACCGAGCAGGTGGCTGCCGGTTATGCAATCTACGGCCCGCAGACCATGCTGCTGCTGACCCTCGGTGATGGCGTCAAGGGCTTTACCCTGGACCGCGAGCTGGGCAGCTTCGTGCTGACCCACGACAACATCAAGGTGCCGGAGTCGACCAAGGAATTCGCCATCAACATGTCCAACCAGCGTCACTGGGAAGCGCCGGTACAGCGCTATGTCAGCGAGTTGCTGGCGGGCGAAGAAGGCCCGCTGGGTAAGAACTACAACATGCGCTGGATCGCCTCGATGGTGGCCGATGTGCATCGCATTCTCACCCGTGGCGGCGTGTTCATGTACCCGCGCGACAGCCGTGAGCCTGAGAAACCGGGCAAGCTGCGTCTGATGTACGAAGCCAACCCGATGTCGATGATTATCGAGCAGGCTGGCGGTGTGGCCACCAATGGCACTCAGCGCATTCTCGATATTCAGCCGACTTCCCTGCACCAGCGCGTCGCAGTCTTCCTTGGCTCCAAGGAAGAAGTACTGCGCATCAGCGCCTATCACCGCGAGTAA
- a CDS encoding IS5 family transposase has protein sequence MKQMTFADAEYAGKRKQTRKELFLIEMDRVVPWKGLIALIEPHYPKGEGGRPSYPLMAMLRVHLMQNWFGYSDPAMEEALYETTILRQFAGLTLERIPDETTILNFRRLLEKHELAAGILAVINGYLGDRGLSLRQGTIVDATLINAPSSTKNKNGKRDPEMHSTKKGNQYYFGMKAHIGVDDESGLVHSVVGTAANVADVTQVDKLLHGEENMVGADAGYTGVEKRPEHEGRQVIWQVAARRSTYKKLGKRSALYKAKRKIEKAKAQVRAKVEHPFRVIKRQFGYVKTRFRGLVKNTAQLVTLFALSNLWMARRHLLTNAGEVRP, from the coding sequence ATGAAGCAGATGACCTTCGCCGACGCCGAGTACGCCGGCAAGCGCAAGCAGACCCGCAAAGAATTGTTCCTGATCGAGATGGATCGGGTAGTGCCATGGAAAGGGTTGATCGCTTTGATCGAGCCGCATTATCCAAAGGGTGAAGGCGGCCGACCGTCCTATCCGCTGATGGCGATGCTGCGAGTGCATCTGATGCAAAACTGGTTCGGTTACAGCGATCCGGCGATGGAAGAGGCGCTGTACGAGACCACCATCCTACGCCAGTTTGCCGGGCTGACTCTGGAGCGCATTCCTGACGAAACCACCATCCTCAACTTCCGCCGCTTGCTGGAAAAACACGAACTGGCTGCCGGCATCCTGGCCGTGATCAATGGCTACCTGGGTGACCGTGGTTTGTCGCTGCGCCAAGGCACCATCGTCGATGCCACGCTGATCAACGCGCCGAGTTCAACCAAGAACAAGAACGGTAAGCGTGACCCTGAGATGCACTCAACCAAGAAAGGCAATCAGTATTACTTCGGCATGAAGGCGCACATCGGGGTGGATGACGAGTCTGGCTTGGTGCACAGCGTGGTGGGTACTGCCGCCAACGTGGCGGATGTCACCCAGGTCGATAAGCTGCTGCACGGCGAGGAAAACATGGTGGGGGCCGATGCCGGATATACCGGTGTCGAGAAGCGCCCCGAGCATGAGGGCCGTCAAGTGATCTGGCAGGTTGCAGCACGGCGTAGCACTTACAAGAAACTCGGTAAGCGCAGCGCGCTGTACAAAGCCAAGCGCAAAATCGAGAAGGCCAAGGCCCAAGTGCGAGCCAAGGTCGAGCATCCGTTTCGGGTGATCAAGCGTCAGTTCGGTTATGTGAAGACGCGCTTCCGTGGCCTGGTCAAAAACACGGCGCAACTGGTGACTTTATTCGCGCTGTCAAATCTGTGGATGGCGCGCCGACATTTACTGACGAATGCAGGAGAGGTGCGCCCGTAA
- a CDS encoding PilZ domain-containing protein: protein MSSTTVLPGNVVHEAIDERQFVRTKIPARITLEGNGLKGLECEIQDISLGGLGLLIEQPMKLGSLFTASIQLKLNKIDLNIDTKVKIVSQRGQEVGAEFIELDRQKRDILRYIISAYMSGEIADINGLFNVMQRENYIKERKTKHASARTPADRLKAALGTLLFLSAGLAALSLILYKSYLLFFHMPAAQAVVSANAYIVSMPENGNLKYLINAEQTSVTSGQPLASVSTQLASSLTSPADVAALADLSAPDVAALLGRVTVETVIASPCNCTLYFPKLRLDGFAYKQDALMHLLPQDQPLHIKASVPFEKMDKLERVHSVELRVLGSHDSIAGEIVASRLDEVNQMVELTIKPESELPLSAYQLPAAVDFGLGLPLRWTF from the coding sequence ATGAGTAGCACCACTGTCTTACCTGGAAATGTTGTTCACGAAGCGATTGATGAACGTCAGTTCGTGCGCACCAAAATACCGGCTCGCATTACCCTCGAAGGCAATGGCCTGAAAGGCCTGGAATGCGAAATACAGGATATTTCCCTGGGCGGCCTGGGCCTGCTGATCGAACAGCCAATGAAGCTCGGCAGCCTGTTCACCGCGTCAATCCAGCTGAAGCTGAACAAGATCGATCTGAACATCGACACCAAGGTGAAGATCGTTTCACAACGCGGCCAGGAAGTCGGAGCCGAGTTCATTGAGCTGGATCGGCAGAAGCGCGACATTTTGCGCTACATCATTTCAGCCTATATGTCCGGCGAGATTGCCGACATAAACGGTCTGTTCAACGTGATGCAGCGTGAAAACTACATCAAGGAACGCAAGACCAAACACGCCAGCGCGCGTACCCCAGCAGACCGTTTGAAAGCGGCACTGGGCACTCTGCTGTTCCTCAGTGCCGGCCTGGCAGCACTCAGCCTGATTCTCTACAAGAGCTATCTGCTGTTCTTCCATATGCCTGCAGCACAAGCCGTGGTCAGCGCCAATGCTTACATCGTGAGCATGCCGGAGAACGGCAACCTCAAATACCTGATTAACGCCGAGCAAACCAGCGTTACCAGCGGCCAGCCGCTGGCCAGTGTTTCCACCCAACTGGCCAGCAGCCTGACCAGCCCAGCCGATGTTGCGGCACTGGCCGACCTGTCGGCACCGGACGTGGCGGCACTGCTCGGCCGCGTCACGGTGGAAACCGTGATCGCCAGCCCGTGCAATTGCACCCTGTATTTCCCCAAGCTGCGCCTGGATGGCTTTGCCTACAAGCAGGACGCGTTGATGCATCTGCTGCCGCAGGATCAGCCGCTGCATATCAAGGCCAGCGTGCCCTTCGAGAAGATGGACAAGCTGGAGCGCGTGCACTCGGTTGAGCTACGCGTACTGGGTAGCCACGACAGCATCGCCGGGGAAATCGTGGCCAGCCGCCTGGACGAGGTCAACCAGATGGTCGAACTGACCATCAAACCGGAAAGCGAGCTGCCACTCAGTGCCTATCAGCTGCCGGCAGCTGTCGACTTCGGGCTCGGCCTACCCCTGCGCTGGACATTCTGA